Genomic DNA from Sphingobium sp. WTD-1:
GTGCCCGGCGGCACCGGCAATGGTGCGGGCACCGGCTGGACCGTCTATGCGCCGCTATCGACCAGCGGGTCGGCTGGTCCCGCCGTCGACATGGCGATCCTGTCGCTGCACATCGCGGGCGCCAGCTCGATCCTGGGCGCGATCAACTTCATCACCACCATTTTGAACATGCGTGCGCCGGGCATGACCCTGCACAAGATGCCGCTGTTCGTCTGGTCGGTGCTGGTCACCGCCTTCCTGCTGCTGCTGGCCCTTCCGGTCCTGGCCGCCGCGATCACCATGCTGCTGACCGACCGCAATTTCGGCACCACCTTCTATGATGCGGCCGGTGGCGGCGATCCCGAACTCTACCAGCATCTCTTCTGGTTCTTCGGCCACCCCGAAGTCTATATCATGATCCTGCCGGGCTTCGGCATCGTTAGCCAGATCGTCTCGACCTTCAGCCGCAAGCCGGTGTTCGGCTATCTCGGCATGGCCTATGCCATGGTCGCGATCGGCGTGGTCGGCTTCGTCGTCTGGGCGCACCACATGTTCACCACCGGCATGTCGGTGAATGTGAAGATGTATTTCACCGCCGCCACGATGGTCATTGCGGTGCCGACCGGCATCAAGATCTTCTCGTGGATCGCGACCATCTGGGGCGGATCGATCAGCTTCAAGACGCCGATGGTATGGGCGCTGGGCTTCATCTTCCTGTTCACCGTGGGCGGCGTGACCGGCGTGGTGCTGGCCAATGGCGGCGTCGACGACGTGCTGCACGACACCTATTATGTGGTCGCGCACTTCCACTATGTGCTCTCGCTGGGCGCGGTCTTCTCGCTGTTCGCGGGCTTCTATTACTGGTTCCCGAAAATGACGGGCCGCATGTATAATGAAGTGCTGGGCCAGCTCCATTTCTGGGTCTTCTTCATCGGCGTGAACCTGCTGTTCTTCCCGATGCACTTCCTGGGCCTGAGCGGCATGCCGCGCCGGTATCCCGACTATCCCGAGGCGTTCGCCTATTGGAACAAGGTCGCGACCCACGGCTATGAGATCATGGCGGTCGGCGTGCTGATCTTCCTGGTCAACGTCTTCTGGTCGCTGTTCGCCGGCAGACGCGCAGAGGGCAATCCCTGGGGCGAAGGCGCGACGACGCTGGAATGGACGCTGACCAGCCCGCCGCCCTATCACCAGTTCGAGACCCTGCCGGTCATCGACTGATCGCCATGCGGGTGCCCGGCCTAGGTCGGGCACTCCGTCCCCCTGCGGCGGGGCAGATGGGTAGGACCGTCTGTCCATTTGCCGGAATCGGTCAGGGCCTGTATGGGGCGCCGGCTGATCGAAGAGGAGTTTATGGCCAGTTCGCCGCTTTCGTCCGGGGCTAATGCCTCCGTCCTGCCCGCCCATTGGCGCGATTTCGTCGCGCTGACCAAGCCGCGGGTGATGACGCTTGTGGTGTTCACGGGCCTGTGCGGGCTGCTCGCCGCGCCCGGCCATATCCATCCGGTGCTGGGCTTCACCGCGATTCTCTGCATCGCGCTGGGCGCCGGCGCGGCCGCCGCGCTCAACCAGTGGTGGGAAGCCGATATCGACGCAAAGATGAAGCGCACCGCCAGCCGGCCGCTGCCTGCCGGGCGGATGGAGCGGCAGACCGCGCTGCATTTCGGCGTCGGCCTGTCCTTCTTCTCGGTGATCCTGATGGGGATGGCGACCAACTGGCTCGCCGCCGCGGTGCTC
This window encodes:
- the ctaD gene encoding cytochrome c oxidase subunit I; the protein is MTTITADHHGDHLGDHAHDHHDADHKPAFFQRWFMSTNHKDIGTLYLIFAIMAGLIGGAISGLMRMELREPGIQFLHIWAQWSDGPAATLDQAYHLWNVLITAHGLIMVFFMVMPAIIGGFGNWFVPIMIGAPDMAFPRMNNISFWLLIPAFLLLLGSTFVPGGTGNGAGTGWTVYAPLSTSGSAGPAVDMAILSLHIAGASSILGAINFITTILNMRAPGMTLHKMPLFVWSVLVTAFLLLLALPVLAAAITMLLTDRNFGTTFYDAAGGGDPELYQHLFWFFGHPEVYIMILPGFGIVSQIVSTFSRKPVFGYLGMAYAMVAIGVVGFVVWAHHMFTTGMSVNVKMYFTAATMVIAVPTGIKIFSWIATIWGGSISFKTPMVWALGFIFLFTVGGVTGVVLANGGVDDVLHDTYYVVAHFHYVLSLGAVFSLFAGFYYWFPKMTGRMYNEVLGQLHFWVFFIGVNLLFFPMHFLGLSGMPRRYPDYPEAFAYWNKVATHGYEIMAVGVLIFLVNVFWSLFAGRRAEGNPWGEGATTLEWTLTSPPPYHQFETLPVID